DNA from Acanthochromis polyacanthus isolate Apoly-LR-REF ecotype Palm Island chromosome 7, KAUST_Apoly_ChrSc, whole genome shotgun sequence:
CTaaatcattgcatttttttgctgTGACTTCActggatattatctgtaattgcATATTCTCTGTAGAATAACTGTTAAAATCTTGTGTACCATTTTTGAGTCCTTGCTACAGGGGGCAAAAATTGACTTCCATCAATCTGTAATTTCACCGTAAGTTGGACcttcagcaaaaatgtaaacaaaaccgtTACGTGCGTCACTGTATTGATCACTTTTTCGGAAAAGTCATgtataccaacgactttcatgcatgtatgagtcattttacaagaagattacaaaatatgttgctctgttttttttttgtttttttgtttttttttttagggctggacccaaatatctgaatattcggtcgtTATGGTGGTATCCCAACATTTCttttgagatctgaatattcAGATTCCCCCCAACTCGTCCCGTCATCTTTTCCCCCGTCGGACGtaatcaaatcaatcaatcaatcaaaatttatttatagtgcactttacaacactcaaggtgaccaaagtgctttccagttaaaaactagagagagtgcagacctccgccaaggatacagaggaaaacaggaaacccatgcagtaaaggatcatgagctggaatcgaacctgcatctctgacacagttctgtttacgaatcaccttcttaaccagttgagctacctggaccccttgtttgaatttgttggatgacatactaacctctgatgtttttgtcatattttgcaccacatactaaaacctactaaaatattcaaagtgatccagaatccaggatcctttccggattgccaccaaaattaaatccgCTCTTCCTcctaccatagtctacatcccctcaaaatttcatgtgaatctgcccaggcgtttttgagttatcttgctaacagacagacagacggacacacaaacgccgggtgtcataTAActtccttggcggaggtaataaacaGTAAGGATCCAAACTGAATATTTGGACATTTGTCACTAATCGGGGCTGAATATTCGGAGCCCAGAAATTCGTCTTTAGGCCAGCCctgctgtttttacaacttgatctaCTTGATcatgcttgggagccataatgaagggaaAAAGTTAGTGGAacaatccaaggtggtgtacaaccggagaatgcaaacaaagccgtctgatagcgccgcgtgacgacgtattcatccactctgCTTGTCAGCTAGTTCCACCTAACAACGAAACACTGTAAgccgaggacgtcgtaaactgaaGACCCCGTATGTAGaattttcctgttaaataacaggaaaattcAGTAACAGGAAAGTCAATAACAGGACTTTTCTCTCATCTGCACAATCTTAATATTATTCTctttttagttgatttaaatacagtaaacaaCTAATTACTACTTGATTTGGACATTATTCACAGTCTGGcattatttgttattattaaatGTGAATCAATCCTTTTTTGCCTGCAGTTCCACAAATCATTGCTAATTCAACAATTTAATTGTTGTTATACATTCTTTTTCTTacaaatgttagaaaatgtcaaaatccaTCAataaagggtaaaaaaaaaatgcatatgcTACAGTTTAAGTGTCATCCAGTGTGCTCAGTGCAGCATTAGTGCATAACAAGATCattctttacattattttatttattatttagagatcaggaaaaaaatccattattttaatattttctgatgttaaacagctgatcagtggaaacagaagttcaggagaaaaaaaacccacatttctGTCACTGAGCAGAAAACTCCGTCGGAGGCATTTTTAGAGGACAGGAGGTGTTTCcttcatcacttcctgtttttagCTTTAAAAACTTGCCGGTTTTCTGCTTCGACACTGAATCCTCTCTGAGCTCAGCCCTGAAACCTGAAGCCAGAAACTTGAAACCAGTCCTTCAGACCTCCAGACCTCAAGActcatcatgaaaactctgctgctgctcgttgctctgatgttctgctgctgcatctcCAGGCTGGATGGTgagaaagttttgtttttttaaaaaatcatttttattaagtTTATTATATTAGAGCTGCAGCGACTCAGCAAATATAAAATGAATCTGTTCAGATGCTTCATTAGTTGATTGAAGTCattattaatcagaaaaaacatcaaaattcgtAGGTTTTAACTTCTcaaatgtcaatattttcattttttttatccattttctgtcacaaactgaatatttttggtgttatgggtaaaataagacattttacagtgtcagtttaaatgattaaaatcgtCGTAAGTTGCAGCAGTTTGAttcaaaaactcaaaatatacTTTTTTGCAGTTACATATTTCATctactttatttaaatttattgttCCAATATTTGCTCTAATATTTTAATTACAAGCCATTTTGTAAATTctaccacattttttaaaaatccttcagTTTGATTCAATGTTACACTTTAACCATTTTTACTACTTAAACTacattattgcatttttaaaataactttttatttcatcagaTGTTATATTTTCATActattttatgactttttgtcatttttattttttaaatatattttatttgatcGAGTGTTATACTTTTACACTGTTTTACTATTTTAcactacatttttattattctatttgatcagattttatatttttattcatttttattccatttaacTACTAAGAAAACAATATTATTAATATACTACAATATTAATTTCTAAAATTTCATTTGATCAGATGTTatatttttgtgcaattttacaGTTACATGAGCAATTTAATTGATCTGAGGCTatatttttattccattttttatttttaccatattgaattttaataagTCATTTTAGCTGGTCTGACGTTCCACTTTTATGCTTTTTTACTACTTcaactattgtttttttttttaaagtggtgTTACACATTtatatcatttaattttttgacatttaaaaaaaaattctttaattttctagcctttgttgttttttttttttgctttgatgttgcagttttatataattttacTACCtacacaaattatttttttaaattttttttatctaaaactcaattatttttttttttactaattttacattataaattttttaaaatattttttatctgaTCTTAAGCTTAATTTTTAGAACTACTtatgacattattttttaaatattttgtttgatCTGATCTTaagtttttttcacatttatccaacattatttatttatttaaatatttttattttacctgattttaaatgtaatattttcacACTTATCCGGCACTATgaattctttaaaataaatttattttatctgttcttCAACTATATTTATGCgacaaaatttatttattttttaaaatacttataTTTCTTCTGATCATGAATTATTTTTTCACTACTTCTATgacattattcattttttaaaattatcttattttatctaatgttaaatttgttttttgttaccACTTTACGTTATTCTGTTGATAAAGTGAGTCGGACAATTTTGAAGGTCCTCAGACTCAGATATTAACgtttaaatcatttttcctCAGACTcagattttaatgtttaaatcatTTCTCCTCAGCTGTCTCTGTAAATCGCTGCCGCTGCTTCCGGACAGTTATTCGTCCGGTTCCTGCTGAAGTCGTTAAGAGGATCGAAGTGATTCCAGCTTCTGGTAGCTGCCGCCGAACCGAGATCCTGTAAGTATTAAATTCTTCCAAActggaagaaacaaacaaaaattgaaATTTGTGTATGAGAACTGTGtggaaaatgatcaaatattacatgaaaatacacagaaatcatcaataaatgtttttttttttttttgtttaaccaAAGcgtctttcaaaaataatatcTTTAAGGAACCGATGAGttcatttaaatgtgttcaaagtGAATTTTgtgttaaatgaaaaatatcttGTTTCTCTCCAGGATCTTTAGGAGGAGTGGATCCATAGTTTGTGTCGATCCTGAAGCCAAATGGTTCCCAGAACTCCTGGAAACCCTGCAAaggtaaaaaaaagttttttttatcagcGTTTACATTCAGCGTTTACATTTAACAGAAGCTACTTTAATTTATaatatgttgctgtttttaaagcagaaatagatgtttgttttgaaaactAACCCAATGAAGTTACACAAGTCGACTGCACGGTGTTTGGTGGTGGTCAGGGAAACGTTTAAGTTCAACTAgatgaaatatgacaaatatgacacacaaaactataacaagaagactcaaaatcacaaatgaggacacaaaatgacaattgaGACCAAAAAgtatgaaaatgagacacaaaactaaaatctttcagactttttaaaatatgaagcaTTCCACATACTTTTGAGGACATTATtggatcatcaaaattaaaaaaaattgaacttGGTAACttatttcctcatttctgatcatttttgttgtttcttgttgtgTCTGAAGGACAAAATGTGACAGGACTCAGGGTCGGTCTTGTGTTGACAATCAGTTAATGCCATAATGGTAATAAAACCACATTATTCTGCTTCTTTATGACGCCTCCCTGATCACCACACTATGAGCTGCAGTCTCTGACTTCATGGATGTTCACTCCAGTTTCTAAACTCTTGTCGTCTTTATTTTCAGGAGAAACTCCCCTCTGAGCTCCACCGCTCTGCCTCCGACTGTTTCAACGACAGATTTCTAATCAGAGTTTTGTTGAAGATGTGGATGAACAGGAGGAAGCTGAGCCACGAGAAGCTTTTTGTAACGATTTTATTCGATCAAGTGActttttgtagtgttttatcttatggaaaaatttaaaaaatggtgcaTAAACTTGGTCTTAGTGCAGCATTACCAGCCTCAGGGACCGACATTCAACAGATTTACTGTTTAACTGTGataatgaatcattttaagGATGCTATGTGatgtgaatgtaaaaaaatgactgtaaaaatgcttctaaaatgaaataaaacagtgaaactcTGAGCTGTGTTGGAGTCAAATGATATAATATGATAAATCAGCAGACAACTGTGAAAActaaacagtgaagaaaacacaaatgagacacaaagcaccAAAAATGAGGCATGAACAACTCAAacgagatgaaaaatgacaaaaatcactctcaaaacaataaaaacaagactcTAAGTCATAAATGAGACACATCACAacataaacgagacacaaaacaagaatgagtcataaaataacacaaaacagcacaaaacgacacaatgacacaaacgagacccaaaacaatgcaaatgagcccaaaactacaaaaaatgagacccaaaacgaGACCaacaattacaaaaatgagacacaaaacaacacaaatgagagtGCTCATGGCTGAAATACAGATTTCAGTCTTTGTAGAAGTCCTCAGGATCATTTGTGCAAAGAATCGGACAAATTAGTAGCTTCCCAAGGACTCTGGGCctttaaaaatatcaaccaaaatcacCGTTTTAGCTCAAAACCACCATTCAAATCCCACATTTTTGTGAAACTGCACTTATGTGAGACATTTTGTTTCATAAAAAAAAGTTACTCTGTTGCGGAGAATGGTCTGACGGCACCTTATTTTCAAGAAGGGAATAAAAAAGCTCTGGATTGTTGGTTTCTGTTTAAACCCATTGTAACGGTCTTTCACAGGgctaagcccaggatgtagTGATGATGCCCCAGAACAGTCAAAAAATTACTTTTCCTTGCATGGTCAGATCTTTCCCCACAGTGCTGTTATcactgtagaatggtctgactgcacctcaatATTCTGCTAGTAGGGggaaaatattctgtttttttttctttaaactaatCAATCATTTTGGGCagagctaagcccaggatgcagtgatgatGCCcctaaacagtaaaaaaaaaaactgtcaacaaAATTACTTTTCCTGGCATAGTCTAATCTATCtttggagaatggtctgactgcaccttatCTTTTGCATTATTTTCGACCAATCACGTTTCTCTTGGTCAcagctaagcccaggatgcagtgatgttGCCCCATGAGGGAATAGTTTTCCCTCTATAGCAGAAAGACAGTGGGGTGTGGTTAGACCATTCTCCAGTAACGACACAGCACTGTGGAGAAGGATCTGACTAGGCAAGACTACGAAAAACGACGAGCTGTCATTGAACTAAAACCAGAacagattcagctactgcacagcttatttcttgcctcacaggctttcagaaatactttttgtctcatttgtgttgtttagtgtcttcatTTGTGATTTCGTGTCGagtttatattgttttttttttttgcctcatttgtgttgctttgtctctcatttttgtagtttttggtctcatttatgttgttttttggtgtcttgtgtggttttgtgtcctcatttgtgattttgagtcttgtttttactgtttggtCTCATTTATGttgtcttgtgtctcatttgcagAGGTGGGTACAATAGCCGAAAATCACACTCAAGTAAGAGTAgcattacttcaaaataatatcactcaagtagaagtaaaaagtagtcatccaaaaaaattTCTTACCTAAGAAttaaaagtatttggtgaaaaggctactcaagtactgaaagtactgagtaactttGATAGTAATGtccgatttattttttgtaatggtGCGATCGGACAGACaagaatgtaaaataatgtgcaaaatatggtatttccaaataataaaataaaaagaataaataacatctttagaaaatgacaagttaaggcacGAGAActacaaatttccaaatctgtgtttcacaacataaagcttttgaaacaaatacctgtagtaaggtagcgtttttatgtttgaacagtgcaaactacttccagtgacaatATATACTGTGTTTCACTTCCCTCCAAATGGCACAGGCTCAGTAGATAGAAAATAATACTACCACTAGGGCTGGACTCCAATATCCTAACCCCCACCATCTCACGCTGTATCACATGGACCTATCAAgcctgacgtcacgcttcacttcacCCATGCtagtaaacagaaaacaaaaggcggagatatccatgctaatgctatgctaatgttgtCGGACTCCGAAGCAAGATCAAACTTCTCAAAAATGCCTCAGTTTTTTTCATTCGCTGTCTGCTACGTGTGTAGAGTTTGTGCCGCTATGCCGCTACAGTTGGTATGCTGTGGTCATGTGACCGCAGGGCGACGTCTGGTGAAACGGGGTCACGTGATTTTTGTTGCTTCGTCTGATTGGTCAAACACAGTCGTGTGGTAGATCCACTGGGGGCATCCCTCtggcaaaataaagcagatcCAATGTGGTACTAGCTAAAAAGTATGACAGAGtaaaactactctcagaagtacatttttttttttcaaaaagttacttaagtaaatgtaacggagtaaatgtaactcaTTACTACCCACCTCGGCTCATTTGTATGGTTTTGTGTCCTCATTTGTGATTTTacgtcttgtttttattgttttgtgtctcatttctgtaatttttggcCTCAATTGTGTTATGTCtacatttgtgattttgtgtcaagtttatattgttttgtgtctcgttttttttattttgagtctcatttgtgtcgctttgtgtctcatttttgtgtttttttgtagtttttagtgtctcatttgtgatttttagtattgtttttcttgttttgtgtctcatttttttatttttttggtctcatttatgttcttttctgtctggtttatgctattttgtgtcttcatttgtgattttgtgtctcaatggTATCTTATCAACGGTACgacacaaaatcactcaaactagacgcaaaacatcatttttttacaAAGCAAAACTTCTAATTTGTCAGATTTCTACGGAGCCCCTCTGATGACatggtgaaaaaataaataaattgtggccaCGATATAGCTATAACATGTGCACGAAATGCTCCTTCATTCCCACGAAGTAGGTACAACATGCGCTcaaaatactaatttgtggccACGAAATGGGTATAACGTGCCCACAAAATACTAATACTATCAAtatcattcctggacagctgggtaagCATATCGAGCGAGGCAAGGGGGTGGAAATATCATGCTTTGGGGATGCTTTTCTGCAAAAGGGACAGGAAGACTGGTCTGTGTAAATGGCAAGATGAATGGGGCCAtgtattgtgacattttgggtaAAAACCTCCTTCCCTCGGTCAGAGAACTGAAGATGAAACATGGCTGGGTCTTCTAGCATGAtaacgatccaaagcacacagCCAGGAAAACCAAGGAGTGGCTCCAGAAAAAGCATATcaa
Protein-coding regions in this window:
- the LOC110962310 gene encoding C-X-C motif chemokine 13 isoform X2 yields the protein MKTLLLLVALMFCCCISRLDAVSVNRCRCFRTVIRPVPAEVVKRIEVIPASGSCRRTEILIFRRSGSIVCVDPEAKWFPELLETLQRRNSPLSSTALPPTVSTTDF
- the LOC110962310 gene encoding C-X-C motif chemokine 13 isoform X1, with the translated sequence MKTLLLLVALMFCCCISRLDAVSVNRCRCFRTVIRPVPAEVVKRIEVIPASGSCRRTEILIFRRSGSIVCVDPEAKWFPELLETLQRRNSPLSSTALPPTVSTTDF